From Streptomyces chrestomyceticus JCM 4735, one genomic window encodes:
- the gatB gene encoding Asp-tRNA(Asn)/Glu-tRNA(Gln) amidotransferase subunit GatB codes for MTVTELVSYEDALTTYDPVMGLEVHVELGTKTKMFCGCSTSLGADANSQTCPTCLGMPGSLPVVNAVGVESAIKIGLALNCSIAEWCRFARKNYFYPDMPKNFQTSQYDEPIAFDGYLDVQLEDGEIFRVEIERAHMEEDTGKSTHVGGATGRIHGASHSLLDYNRAGIPLIEIVTKPIQGAGERAPEVAKAYVAELRELIKALGVSEARMEMGQMRCDVNLSLRPKGTEKFGTRSETKNVNSLRSVERAARFEIQRHAAVLSSGGTIIQETRHFHEEDGSTTPGRVKEEAEDYRYFPEPDLVPVAPSREWVEELRKGLPELPRVRRNRLREEWGVSEHDMQSILNAGAVDLIVATIEAGADSAAARKWWMGELARRANEDGVELAALPITPEQVARVAALVAEGSLNDKLARQTIEGVLAGEGGPDTVVEKRGLKVVSDEGALGKAVDEAIESNAAIADKIRGGKVAAAGALVGAVMKATRGQADAARVRELILEKLGVEG; via the coding sequence GTGACCGTCACTGAACTGGTGTCGTACGAGGACGCGCTGACCACCTACGACCCTGTGATGGGTCTTGAGGTGCACGTCGAACTCGGCACCAAGACCAAGATGTTCTGCGGGTGCTCGACGTCCCTGGGCGCCGACGCCAACTCGCAGACCTGCCCCACCTGCCTCGGCATGCCCGGCTCGCTGCCGGTCGTCAACGCGGTCGGCGTCGAGTCCGCCATCAAGATCGGCCTGGCGCTGAACTGCTCGATCGCCGAGTGGTGCCGTTTCGCCCGGAAGAATTACTTCTATCCGGACATGCCGAAGAACTTCCAGACGTCGCAGTACGACGAGCCCATCGCCTTCGACGGGTACCTGGACGTCCAGCTCGAGGACGGCGAGATCTTCCGCGTGGAGATCGAGCGCGCCCACATGGAGGAGGACACCGGCAAGTCGACGCACGTCGGCGGCGCCACCGGCCGTATCCACGGCGCGTCCCACTCCCTCCTGGACTACAACCGCGCCGGCATCCCGCTCATCGAGATCGTCACCAAGCCCATCCAGGGCGCGGGCGAGCGTGCCCCCGAGGTCGCCAAGGCGTACGTCGCCGAGCTGCGCGAGCTGATCAAGGCGCTGGGCGTCTCCGAGGCCCGCATGGAGATGGGCCAGATGCGCTGCGACGTGAACCTGTCGCTGCGCCCCAAGGGCACCGAGAAGTTCGGCACCCGCTCGGAGACGAAGAACGTCAACTCGCTGCGGTCGGTCGAGCGCGCCGCGCGCTTCGAGATCCAGCGGCACGCGGCCGTGCTGTCCTCGGGCGGCACGATCATCCAGGAGACCCGCCACTTCCACGAGGAGGACGGCTCCACCACCCCCGGCCGGGTCAAGGAGGAGGCGGAGGACTACCGCTACTTCCCCGAGCCCGACCTGGTGCCGGTGGCCCCGTCCCGCGAGTGGGTCGAGGAACTGCGCAAGGGCCTGCCCGAGCTGCCGCGCGTCCGCCGTAACCGGCTGCGCGAGGAGTGGGGCGTCTCCGAGCACGACATGCAGTCGATCCTGAACGCGGGCGCCGTGGACCTGATCGTCGCCACCATCGAGGCCGGCGCGGACTCCGCCGCCGCCCGCAAGTGGTGGATGGGCGAGCTGGCCCGCCGTGCCAACGAGGACGGCGTCGAGCTGGCCGCCCTGCCGATCACCCCGGAGCAGGTCGCGCGGGTCGCGGCACTGGTCGCCGAGGGCTCCCTCAACGACAAGCTGGCCCGCCAGACCATCGAGGGCGTCCTCGCGGGCGAGGGCGGCCCGGACACCGTCGTCGAGAAGCGCGGCCTGAAGGTCGTCTCGGACGAGGGCGCGCTGGGCAAGGCGGTCGACGAGGCGATCGAGTCCAACGCCGCCATCGCCGACAAGATCCGCGGCGGCAAGGTCGCGGCGGCCGGCGCGCTGGTCGGCGCGGTCATGAAGGCCACCCGCGGCCAGGCCGACGCGGCCCGCGTCCGCGAGTTGATCCTGGAGAAGCTGGGCGTCGAGGGCTGA
- the gatA gene encoding Asp-tRNA(Asn)/Glu-tRNA(Gln) amidotransferase subunit GatA has translation MADLIKLTAAEIAAKIAAGEVTAVEVTEAHLARIEAVDEKVHAFLHVDREGALAQARAVDAKRERGEKLGPLAGVPLALKDIFTTEGIPTTVGSKILEGWIPPYDATLTKRLKAADVVILGKTNMDEFAMGSSTENSAYGPTGNPWDLTRIPGGSGGGSSAALAAYEAPLAIGTDTGGSIRQPAAVTGTVGVKPTYGAVSRYGMVAFSSSLDQGGPCARTVLDAALLHEAIAGHDELDSTSIDAPVPPVVEAARNGDVKGMRVGVVKEFSGEGYQAGVMQRFNESVELLRELGAEIVEISCPSFDLALSAYYLIAPSECSSNLARFDAMRYGLRVGDDGTRSAEEVTALTREAGFGPEVKRRVMLGTYALSSGYYDAYYGSAQKVRTLITQDFERAFEQVDVLISPTTPTTAFPIGERADDPMAMYLADLCTIPTNLAGNAAMSLPCGLAPEDGLPVGLQIIAPAMADDRLYKVGAAVEAAFTARWGHPLLEEAPSL, from the coding sequence ATGGCAGATCTGATCAAGCTCACCGCCGCCGAGATCGCGGCGAAGATCGCCGCCGGCGAGGTCACGGCCGTCGAGGTCACCGAGGCGCACCTGGCCCGTATCGAGGCCGTCGACGAGAAGGTGCACGCCTTCCTGCACGTGGACCGCGAGGGCGCCCTCGCCCAGGCCCGTGCCGTGGACGCCAAGCGCGAGCGCGGCGAGAAGCTCGGCCCGCTGGCCGGCGTGCCGCTCGCCCTGAAGGACATCTTCACCACGGAGGGCATTCCCACCACCGTCGGCTCGAAGATCCTCGAAGGCTGGATCCCGCCGTACGACGCGACGCTGACCAAGCGGCTCAAGGCCGCCGACGTCGTCATCCTCGGCAAGACCAACATGGACGAGTTCGCCATGGGGTCCTCCACCGAGAACAGCGCCTACGGCCCCACCGGCAACCCCTGGGACCTCACCCGTATCCCCGGCGGCTCCGGCGGCGGCTCCTCCGCCGCGCTCGCCGCCTACGAGGCCCCGCTCGCCATCGGCACGGACACCGGCGGCTCCATCCGCCAGCCCGCCGCCGTCACCGGCACCGTCGGCGTCAAGCCCACCTACGGCGCGGTCTCCCGCTACGGCATGGTGGCGTTCTCCTCGTCCCTCGACCAGGGCGGGCCCTGCGCCCGTACGGTCCTGGACGCGGCCCTGCTGCACGAGGCCATCGCCGGCCACGACGAGCTGGACTCCACCTCCATCGACGCGCCGGTCCCGCCGGTCGTCGAGGCGGCCCGCAACGGCGACGTCAAGGGGATGCGCGTCGGCGTCGTCAAGGAGTTCTCCGGCGAGGGCTACCAGGCCGGCGTCATGCAGCGCTTCAACGAGTCCGTGGAGCTGCTGCGCGAGCTGGGCGCGGAGATCGTGGAGATCTCCTGCCCGTCCTTCGACCTGGCGCTGTCGGCGTACTACCTGATCGCGCCGTCCGAGTGCTCCTCGAACCTGGCCCGCTTCGACGCCATGCGCTACGGCCTGCGGGTCGGCGACGACGGCACCCGGTCGGCCGAGGAGGTCACGGCCCTGACCCGCGAGGCCGGCTTCGGCCCCGAGGTCAAGCGCCGCGTGATGCTCGGCACGTACGCGCTCAGCTCCGGCTACTACGACGCGTACTACGGCTCGGCGCAGAAGGTCCGCACCCTGATCACCCAGGACTTCGAGAGGGCCTTCGAGCAGGTCGACGTGCTGATCTCGCCGACCACGCCCACCACGGCCTTCCCGATCGGCGAGCGCGCCGACGACCCGATGGCGATGTACCTCGCCGACCTGTGCACGATCCCGACGAACCTGGCAGGCAACGCGGCCATGTCGCTGCCCTGCGGCCTGGCCCCCGAGGACGGGCTGCCGGTGGGGCTGCAGATCATCGCCCCTGCCATGGCCGACGACCGGCTCTACAAGGTCGGTGCCGCGGTCGAGGCCGCGTTCACCGCCCGTTGGGGGCACCCGCTGCTTGAGGAGGCACCGTCCCTGTGA
- the gatC gene encoding Asp-tRNA(Asn)/Glu-tRNA(Gln) amidotransferase subunit GatC yields MPGITREEVAHLARLARLELKDEELDHFAGQLDDIIGAVARVSEVADQDVPPTSHPLPLTNVMRPDVVRPSLTPEQALSGAPAQEQQRFKVPQILGEE; encoded by the coding sequence ATGCCTGGCATCACGCGCGAGGAGGTTGCCCACCTCGCCCGGCTGGCGCGCTTGGAGCTGAAGGACGAAGAGCTCGATCACTTCGCCGGACAGCTCGACGACATCATCGGCGCGGTCGCCCGCGTCTCCGAGGTCGCCGACCAAGACGTACCGCCGACCTCCCACCCGCTGCCCCTGACCAATGTCATGCGCCCGGACGTGGTCCGTCCGTCGCTGACGCCCGAGCAGGCGCTGTCCGGCGCCCCGGCCCAGGAACAGCAGCGTTTCAAGGTGCCGCAGATCCTGGGGGAGGAGTGA
- a CDS encoding putative bifunctional diguanylate cyclase/phosphodiesterase encodes MKPTDSAAPASRLRRLVVPALPAAVVLVAGTALAAGVIRTLGAGRALFPEGAVGWALAILTGVIVGHLVALGRDRWWGGTGSGAALALAVLLLYGWVPAVLVSVAVVLLVGAARRHRWRQALLHGAVDILGIGAAALGLAAFQVVPTVEHPWQPAAWDLSVLPDILVAAAAYLVVTRALLWFTMASRSGSLPTVARTALARQALVGVALLGISPLIVVAAVHAPFLLPMFAVPLIALDSTLWIARARAEEQLRDPLTGLPNRQWLLERTWTALDDAERIGARSALVLIDLDRFRSVNDTLGHLAGDRLLLQIADRLRHALPRGAEVARLGGDEFAVLLPTADSLTSAQRVARNLVAALGSPLDLDGLTLVLEASAGVAVFPDHALDAEGLLRRADVAMYQAKRDRSGVEVYEAKRDGNTPDRLGLLGDLRRALDAGDVELHYQPKVGFDGHVAGLEALVRWVHPERGRVPPDEFIAIAESSGLMPRLTEYVLETALAQVARWRKSGLEVPVAVNVSPRDVHTPGFAGAVAARLARHQVPPGSLQLEITEHVLLEDPQRAADTLAGLTGHGVKMSLDDFGTGYSSLVHLRRLPVSELKIDRSFVARLAVDNEDAEIVRCTLDLAHSLGLLVVAEGVEDDETWERLRDLGCDAVQGWLVAAAMPPDETTAWLRARGERGWQREAERPAVEPRHERATAVEEADQRVI; translated from the coding sequence ATGAAACCGACCGACAGCGCCGCTCCGGCGTCGCGGCTCCGCCGGCTCGTCGTGCCCGCGCTGCCCGCGGCCGTCGTGCTGGTGGCGGGCACCGCGCTCGCGGCGGGAGTGATCCGCACGCTCGGCGCCGGCCGGGCCCTGTTCCCGGAAGGCGCCGTCGGCTGGGCCCTGGCGATCCTGACCGGTGTCATCGTGGGCCACCTGGTCGCCCTCGGCCGCGACCGCTGGTGGGGCGGCACGGGCTCGGGCGCGGCCCTGGCCCTCGCGGTCCTCCTGCTGTACGGCTGGGTGCCCGCCGTCCTGGTGAGCGTCGCCGTCGTGCTGCTGGTCGGCGCCGCGCGGCGGCACCGCTGGCGACAGGCCCTGCTGCACGGCGCGGTGGACATCCTCGGGATCGGCGCCGCGGCCCTGGGCCTCGCCGCCTTCCAGGTCGTACCGACCGTCGAACACCCCTGGCAGCCCGCGGCCTGGGACCTGTCCGTACTGCCCGACATCCTGGTCGCGGCCGCCGCCTACCTGGTCGTCACCCGCGCCCTGCTGTGGTTCACGATGGCCTCGCGCAGCGGCAGCCTGCCCACCGTCGCCCGGACGGCGCTGGCCCGCCAGGCCCTGGTCGGCGTGGCGCTGCTCGGCATCTCACCGCTGATCGTGGTGGCCGCCGTGCACGCGCCGTTCCTGCTGCCCATGTTCGCCGTACCGCTGATCGCCCTGGACTCCACCCTGTGGATCGCCCGCGCCCGCGCCGAGGAGCAGCTTCGGGACCCGCTCACCGGCCTGCCCAACCGCCAGTGGCTGCTGGAGCGCACCTGGACCGCGCTGGACGACGCCGAGCGCATCGGCGCCCGCTCCGCCCTCGTCCTGATCGACCTGGACCGTTTCCGCTCGGTCAACGACACCCTCGGACACCTCGCGGGCGACCGGCTGCTGCTCCAGATAGCCGACCGGCTGCGGCACGCGCTGCCGCGCGGCGCCGAGGTCGCCCGGCTCGGCGGCGACGAGTTCGCGGTCCTGCTGCCCACCGCGGACTCCCTGACCAGCGCCCAGCGGGTGGCCCGCAACCTGGTCGCGGCGCTCGGCTCGCCGCTCGACCTGGACGGACTCACCCTCGTCCTGGAAGCCAGCGCGGGCGTCGCGGTCTTCCCCGACCACGCCCTGGACGCCGAGGGCCTGCTGCGCCGGGCGGACGTCGCGATGTACCAGGCCAAGCGGGACCGCAGCGGCGTCGAGGTGTACGAGGCCAAGCGGGACGGCAACACTCCCGACCGGCTGGGCCTCCTGGGTGATCTGCGCCGCGCGCTGGACGCCGGCGACGTGGAGCTGCACTACCAGCCCAAGGTCGGCTTCGACGGGCACGTGGCCGGGCTGGAGGCACTGGTCCGGTGGGTCCATCCGGAGCGCGGCAGGGTCCCGCCGGACGAGTTCATCGCCATCGCCGAGTCGTCCGGGCTGATGCCGCGCCTGACGGAGTACGTCCTGGAGACCGCGCTCGCCCAGGTGGCCCGGTGGCGCAAGTCCGGCCTGGAGGTCCCGGTCGCGGTCAACGTCTCGCCGCGCGACGTCCACACCCCCGGCTTCGCCGGCGCGGTCGCCGCGCGGCTGGCCCGCCATCAGGTGCCCCCGGGTTCCCTCCAGTTGGAGATAACGGAACACGTCCTGCTGGAGGACCCGCAGCGGGCCGCCGACACGCTCGCCGGGCTGACCGGGCACGGCGTCAAGATGTCCCTGGACGACTTCGGCACCGGCTACTCGTCCCTCGTCCACCTGCGCCGCCTGCCGGTCAGCGAGCTGAAGATCGACCGCTCCTTCGTCGCCCGGCTCGCCGTGGACAACGAGGACGCCGAGATCGTCCGGTGCACCCTGGACCTGGCCCACTCGCTCGGACTGCTGGTGGTCGCCGAGGGCGTCGAGGACGACGAGACCTGGGAGCGACTGCGCGACCTGGGCTGCGACGCCGTACAGGGCTGGCTGGTCGCCGCCGCGATGCCGCCGGACGAGACCACGGCCTGGCTGCGGGCCCGCGGCGAGCGCGGCTGGCAGCGCGAGGCGGAGCGCCCCGCCGTCGAACCCCGGCACGAGCGCGCCACGGCGGTCGAGGAAGCCGACCAGCGCGTCATCTGA
- the ligA gene encoding NAD-dependent DNA ligase LigA: MAGEQHTAGHAVPAKAREEHAHLAEQIEEHRFRYYVRDAPVVSDAEFDKLLRSLEALEEKHPELRTPDSPTQKVAGQYETEFTEVAHRERMLSLDNAFDDEELAAWAERIATELGGDPKSAGYHFLCELKVDGLAVNLTYEKGRLTRAATRGDGRTGEDITPNVRTITEIPDRLKGDRVPDLVEVRGEVYFPMEKFLELNERLVADGKPPFANPRNAAAGSLRQKDPKVTATRPLHMVVHGIGAREGFDIDCQSHAYDLLREWGLPTADHNEVVDSLEAVRGFIKRYGDPETRRTAVAHEIDGTVVKLDEIALQGRLGSTSRAPRWAIAWKYPPEEVNTKLVDIRVGVGRTGRVTPYAVVEPVTVAGSEVEFATLHNQDVVKAKGVYIGDTVVLRKAGDVIPEILGPVVDLRDGSEREFVMPAECPECGTALQPAKEGDVDLRCPNARSCPAQIRERLFYLAGRKSLDIENFGYVAATALSQPLEPAEPPLKDEGDLFDLSIEQLLPIKSYVLDPDSGLPKRDPKTGEEKVVTFFANQKGEPKKNALAMLENIQAAKERPLARILTGLSIRHVGPVAAQALAMEFRSLDRIRDASEEELAAVEGVGATIAASLKQWFAEDWHREIVDKWRAAGVRMEEESSGDEGPRPLEGVTVVVTGTLQSHTRDGAKEALQRLGAKVTGSVSKKTGFVVVGDNPGSKYDKAMQLKVPVLDDDGFAVLLEQGPDEARAVAVTPPEGE; the protein is encoded by the coding sequence GTGGCCGGCGAACAGCACACGGCGGGGCACGCGGTGCCCGCGAAGGCGCGGGAAGAGCATGCCCATCTGGCCGAGCAGATCGAGGAGCACCGCTTCCGCTATTACGTGCGGGACGCCCCCGTCGTCAGCGACGCGGAGTTCGACAAGCTGCTGCGGTCCCTGGAGGCGCTGGAGGAGAAGCACCCCGAGCTGCGCACCCCGGACTCGCCCACGCAGAAGGTCGCCGGGCAGTATGAGACGGAGTTCACCGAGGTCGCGCACCGCGAGCGGATGCTCTCGCTGGACAACGCCTTCGACGACGAGGAGCTGGCGGCCTGGGCCGAGCGGATCGCGACGGAGCTGGGCGGCGACCCGAAGAGCGCCGGCTACCACTTCCTGTGCGAGCTGAAGGTCGACGGCCTCGCGGTCAACCTGACGTACGAGAAGGGCCGGCTGACCCGCGCCGCGACCCGCGGTGACGGCCGTACGGGCGAGGACATCACGCCCAACGTCCGCACGATCACCGAGATCCCGGACCGGCTGAAGGGCGACCGCGTCCCGGACCTGGTGGAGGTCCGCGGCGAGGTCTACTTCCCGATGGAGAAGTTCCTGGAGCTGAACGAGCGGCTGGTGGCCGACGGCAAGCCGCCGTTCGCCAACCCGCGCAACGCCGCCGCCGGTTCGCTCCGCCAGAAGGACCCGAAGGTCACGGCCACCCGCCCGCTGCACATGGTCGTGCACGGCATCGGCGCCCGCGAGGGCTTCGACATCGACTGCCAGTCGCACGCCTACGACCTGCTGCGCGAGTGGGGCCTGCCGACCGCCGACCACAACGAGGTCGTCGACTCCCTGGAGGCCGTGCGCGGCTTCATCAAGCGCTACGGCGACCCGGAGACCCGACGCACGGCCGTCGCCCACGAGATCGACGGCACCGTGGTCAAGCTGGACGAGATCGCCCTCCAGGGCCGCCTCGGCTCGACCTCGCGCGCGCCGCGCTGGGCGATCGCGTGGAAGTACCCGCCGGAGGAGGTCAACACCAAGCTGGTCGACATCCGCGTCGGCGTCGGCCGTACGGGCCGCGTCACGCCGTACGCGGTCGTCGAGCCGGTCACGGTGGCCGGCTCCGAGGTCGAGTTCGCCACACTCCACAACCAGGACGTGGTCAAGGCCAAGGGCGTCTACATCGGCGACACGGTCGTGCTGCGCAAGGCGGGCGACGTGATCCCCGAGATCCTGGGCCCGGTGGTGGACCTGCGGGACGGCAGCGAGCGGGAGTTCGTGATGCCCGCCGAGTGCCCCGAGTGCGGTACGGCGCTGCAGCCCGCCAAGGAGGGCGACGTCGACCTGCGCTGCCCCAACGCCCGCTCCTGCCCCGCCCAGATCCGTGAGCGGCTGTTCTACCTGGCCGGCCGCAAGTCCCTGGACATCGAGAACTTCGGCTATGTCGCGGCCACGGCGCTCAGCCAGCCCCTGGAGCCCGCCGAGCCGCCGCTGAAGGACGAGGGCGACCTCTTCGACCTGTCCATCGAGCAACTGCTGCCCATCAAGTCCTACGTGCTCGACCCGGACAGCGGTCTGCCCAAGCGCGACCCGAAGACCGGCGAGGAGAAGGTCGTCACCTTCTTCGCCAACCAGAAGGGCGAGCCGAAGAAGAACGCCCTGGCGATGCTGGAGAACATCCAGGCGGCCAAGGAGCGCCCGCTGGCCCGCATCCTGACGGGCCTGTCGATCCGTCACGTCGGGCCGGTGGCCGCCCAGGCGCTCGCCATGGAGTTCCGTTCGCTGGACCGGATCAGGGACGCGAGCGAGGAGGAGCTGGCCGCCGTCGAGGGCGTCGGCGCGACCATCGCCGCCTCGCTCAAGCAGTGGTTCGCCGAGGACTGGCACCGCGAGATCGTGGACAAGTGGCGGGCGGCCGGCGTCCGGATGGAAGAGGAATCCTCAGGAGACGAAGGCCCGCGGCCACTTGAAGGCGTCACCGTCGTTGTAACGGGCACACTTCAGTCACACACCAGAGATGGCGCGAAAGAAGCCCTGCAGCGTCTCGGAGCGAAGGTGACCGGTTCCGTTTCGAAGAAGACCGGTTTCGTGGTGGTGGGAGACAATCCTGGTTCGAAGTACGACAAGGCCATGCAGTTGAAGGTGCCTGTGCTAGACGATGACGGCTTCGCGGTGCTGCTGGAGCAGGGTCCCGATGAAGCACGAGCGGTAGCTGTCACTCCGCCTGAGGGCGAGTGA
- a CDS encoding methionine synthase: MPGGDAREAARTVTGSLETLPYLPELPARGPGADMIGRTAGLLVDVYAHVEPSGWRISDRPGRDTRRARSWMGEDLDALEEFTQEYEGDLKVSAVGPWTLAAALELRNGEAALSDPGACRDLTASLAEGLRAHLADVRRRVPGARPVLQLDEPSLTAVLQGRIKSASGYRTHRAVDRAVVEGALRDLVGVAGEAGAPVVVHSCAPDVPFALLRRAGVHGVSFDFGLLTEREEEAIGEAVEGGTTLLAGVVPGVDGPLSDPAGSVMGVRTLWRRLGLAPGTLAESVVVTPSCGLAGASPAYARSVLAHCVRAARSLADNPE, encoded by the coding sequence ATGCCCGGCGGCGACGCCCGCGAGGCCGCCCGGACCGTCACCGGTTCGCTGGAGACCCTGCCGTACCTGCCGGAGCTGCCCGCCCGGGGCCCCGGCGCCGACATGATCGGCCGTACCGCCGGGCTCCTCGTCGACGTGTACGCGCACGTGGAGCCGAGCGGCTGGCGGATCAGCGACCGGCCGGGCCGGGACACCCGGCGCGCCCGTTCCTGGATGGGCGAGGACCTGGACGCGCTGGAGGAGTTCACCCAGGAGTACGAGGGTGACCTGAAGGTCTCGGCGGTCGGCCCGTGGACCCTGGCCGCCGCGCTGGAGCTGCGCAACGGCGAGGCGGCCCTCAGCGACCCCGGCGCCTGCCGGGACCTGACGGCGTCGCTGGCCGAGGGGCTGCGCGCGCACCTCGCCGACGTACGGCGGCGGGTGCCCGGCGCGCGTCCGGTGCTCCAACTGGACGAGCCGTCGCTGACCGCCGTCCTCCAGGGCCGGATCAAGTCCGCGAGCGGCTACCGCACGCACCGCGCCGTGGACCGGGCCGTCGTGGAGGGCGCCCTGCGCGACCTGGTCGGCGTCGCCGGGGAGGCGGGCGCGCCGGTGGTCGTCCACTCCTGCGCCCCGGACGTCCCGTTCGCCCTGCTGCGGCGCGCCGGTGTGCACGGCGTCTCGTTCGACTTCGGACTGCTCACCGAGCGTGAGGAGGAGGCGATCGGCGAGGCCGTCGAGGGCGGTACGACACTGCTGGCGGGCGTGGTGCCGGGCGTGGACGGCCCATTGTCAGACCCTGCCGGTAGCGTCATGGGTGTCAGGACGCTGTGGCGCAGGCTGGGGCTGGCGCCGGGGACTCTCGCGGAGTCCGTGGTGGTCACCCCGTCGTGCGGGCTGGCGGGCGCTTCGCCCGCATATGCCCGTTCGGTGCTCGCCCACTGCGTCCGGGCCGCGAGATCGCTCGCAGACAACCCTGAGTGA
- a CDS encoding SDR family oxidoreductase has product MGTHLITGAGSGIGAAVARRLADRGEELWLLARDAGRAKELAGQFPGARTVVGDLATPEKLDWAFGKQTLPDRLDSLLHIAGVVELGAVGDLGPKAWQRTLAANLVSPAELTRQFLPQLRTAKGHVVFVNSGAGLHAGPQWGAYAASKHGLKALADSLRAEEHGNGVRVTSIYPGRTATPMQENVFRQEGREYDASQWIDPESVATTLLTALDLPRDAEINDLTVRPGR; this is encoded by the coding sequence ATGGGTACGCACTTGATCACGGGCGCAGGATCGGGCATCGGAGCGGCGGTCGCGCGGCGGCTCGCCGACCGCGGCGAGGAGCTCTGGCTGCTGGCGCGCGACGCCGGCCGCGCCAAGGAGCTGGCCGGGCAGTTCCCCGGCGCCCGCACGGTGGTCGGCGATCTCGCCACCCCCGAGAAGCTGGACTGGGCCTTCGGCAAGCAGACCCTGCCGGACCGCCTCGACTCCCTCCTGCACATCGCGGGCGTCGTCGAGCTGGGCGCCGTCGGGGACCTCGGCCCCAAGGCGTGGCAGCGCACGCTCGCCGCGAACCTCGTCTCGCCCGCCGAGCTGACCCGCCAGTTCCTCCCGCAGTTGCGGACCGCCAAGGGTCACGTCGTCTTCGTCAACTCCGGCGCCGGCCTGCACGCGGGCCCCCAGTGGGGCGCCTACGCCGCCAGTAAGCACGGCCTGAAGGCGCTCGCCGACTCGCTGCGCGCCGAGGAGCACGGCAACGGCGTACGGGTGACCTCCATCTACCCGGGCCGCACCGCCACCCCCATGCAGGAGAACGTCTTCCGCCAGGAGGGCCGCGAGTACGACGCGTCCCAGTGGATCGACCCGGAGTCGGTGGCCACGACCCTGCTCACCGCCCTCGACCTGCCGCGTGACGCGGAGATCAACGACCTGACGGTCCGCCCGGGGCGCTGA
- a CDS encoding TIGR00730 family Rossman fold protein has protein sequence MNICVFCSAADLDARYTAPAREFAELIGKGGHAMVWGGSDSGLMKVMADGVEAAGGRLVGVSVDFLAHKVRPGVDDMVVTKDLAERKAELLARADAIVVMVGGTGTLDEATEILELKKHGLHTKPVVLLNAAGFYDGLKEQFQRMEKEGFLPLPLTELVFFAEDGAGALAYLEEQAGIQG, from the coding sequence ATGAACATCTGTGTCTTCTGCTCCGCCGCCGACCTCGACGCCCGCTACACCGCACCCGCCCGCGAGTTCGCCGAGCTGATCGGCAAGGGCGGCCACGCCATGGTGTGGGGCGGCTCGGACAGCGGACTGATGAAGGTCATGGCGGACGGCGTGGAGGCGGCGGGCGGCCGGCTCGTCGGCGTCTCCGTGGACTTCCTCGCGCACAAGGTGCGCCCCGGGGTGGACGACATGGTGGTCACCAAGGACCTCGCCGAGCGGAAGGCCGAGCTGCTGGCGCGCGCCGACGCGATCGTCGTCATGGTCGGCGGCACCGGCACGCTCGACGAGGCCACCGAGATCCTGGAGCTGAAGAAGCACGGCCTGCACACCAAGCCCGTGGTCCTCCTGAACGCCGCCGGGTTCTACGACGGCCTCAAGGAGCAGTTCCAGCGCATGGAGAAGGAGGGCTTCCTGCCGCTGCCGCTCACGGAGCTGGTCTTCTTCGCGGAGGACGGCGCCGGGGCGCTGGCGTACCTGGAGGAGCAGGCAGGCATCCAGGGCTGA